The sequence below is a genomic window from Euwallacea fornicatus isolate EFF26 chromosome 1, ASM4011564v1, whole genome shotgun sequence.
CGTCGATTCCCGCGAACAAAATGGCAACGCCAAAAGGCCTGGACATAGCTGCTCCATCGTCATCCGAATCACCAAATTGAATAGCCAGGTTTGAGACTGCTTGAGCACATGACTCAACACTCATGTTTTCATTGTATACGAACCAATGGTTTTGGCATTCCAAACGAGCCCTTGttgtatataaattataagaaataatgatttttttaagaagaaaaaccTACCTATCGATCATTGTTCGGGAATCAGCAATGAGGCCTGACACTGCACAACCAATGTGTTTATCGACCTCAACTATTTTCTCAATTGTAGTGGGTTCCATAAGTGGAGAGGTAATACGTTTTTCCACTGCCAAAACTACCCCCTCATTGGTGCTAATTCCAATAGCTGTTGAGCCAAGTTTAATAGCTTCAATTGCATATTCCACTTGAAAGAGGCGCCCTTCAGGAGAGAAGGTGTTGACTCCACGGTCATATTCACTTCGAGTGAGAAACATTTCTACAAGagaaaaatagatatttccAGAGGCTAATTCCAATTTGACTTAATTTCAAACCACAGATTTAACTACCTTTATGTTATATTTACGTGGGGAGCAAATTGAAATAGTTTTTGGGGACAGAATATTGGTTTTGTGTTAGAAGAaaacttgttgaaaatgtcttAACTCTAtatcaacaataattattatatgtcCAGAAAGACAAAGGATCTACGGAAAAGCAGCTCTAAGTAGAAATTCGTGCGTTTATAGAGTAATTTAAAGGAAAGTAGATGAAATAAAGGATAAAAACTGCTAGTTTCTGGAGATTTGAGGTTAGGTCTGCAATGAATCGGCACATATCAAAAGAAATGCCGacaaataaatatgaattattttacAAGATGTTGAAAACTTACTTAGAGCTTAACAAATGCGAATTGTAGAGGATttcacaatgaaataataattattttttcaatttttcccaaGTTTTGCGGATCACtatgaaaatccaaaatgaAAACAGTGATGTTAAAGAGGGGGAAGGCTCTTAGCTGTCACTGTTACTCAATAAATTATAGCCATTTGTTTTATCATCCGCGAAACTCGAAATATGGCAACGTTGAGGGTCGGTCATTtggaattataatttttttccataacatAAAATCACATggctgaatttttaatttggacaCAAGtagaattatttcattaattatattCTTCAAGAGTTCTAaagaa
It includes:
- the Prosalpha5 gene encoding proteasome subunit alpha type-5 isoform X2 is translated as MFLTRSEYDRGVNTFSPEGRLFQVEYAIEAIKLGSTAIGISTNEGVVLAVEKRITSPLMEPTTIEKIVEVDKHIGCAVSGLIADSRTMIDRARLECQNHWFVYNENMSVESCAQAVSNLAIQFGDSDDDGAAMSRPFGVAILFAGIDEKGPQLYHMDPSGTFVQFDAKAIGSGSEGAQQSLQEMYHKSMTLEEASTAALTILKQVMEEKLNSSNVEVMTMTPDKLFHMFSKEQVEKIIERVFPVEHPLSLNVGQQKV
- the Prosalpha5 gene encoding proteasome subunit alpha type-5 isoform X1, with product MFLTRSEYDRGVNTFSPEGRLFQVEYAIEAIKLGSTAIGISTNEGVVLAVEKRITSPLMEPTTIEKIVEVDKHIGCAVSGLIADSRTMIDRARLECQNHWFVYNENMSVESCAQAVSNLAIQFGDSDDDGAAMSRPFGVAILFAGIDEKGPQLYHMDPSGTFVQFDAKAIGSGSEGAQQSLQEMYHKSMTLEEASTAALTILKQVMEEKLNSSNVEVMTMTPDKLFHMFSKEQVEKEQQLPFPVHQILGVPVSGTQTSHYTQRGARSIL